The Myxosarcina sp. GI1 nucleotide sequence AGAAAAAGTTAGTAGTTCTAATGCAATTGACGATTGGAAAAATCGTGCTGTGGGTATTTGGCAGGGAGCTACAGGGCGTTTGAAAAAAATGCTGCCTGTCGAACAGATAGGAAAGACTGCTGCTAGTTGGTTTGAGGTTAGCGACTCTAGAATTGCCGAGATTTTAGCAGCTGTGAGAACTGAGTTACCAACTACAGAAGCAATGTTAATTGGTAAGCCTCAAGCTGGTAAAAGTTCTATCGTTCGTGGTTTGACAGGAGTTTCGGCACAAATTATCGGACAGGGTTTTCGTCCCCATACACAGCATACTCAAAGATATGCCTATCCTTCTGAAGATTTACCGCTATTAATCTTTACCGACACCGTCGGGTTAGGAGACATCAAACAAAACACCCAAATAATTATTGAAGAATTAGAGCGAGAAATAGAAACCGAAAATCGCTGTGCCAAAATTCTTATTCTAACGGTAAAAATTAACGATTTTGCTACCGATACCTTAAAACAGACTGCGGTACAGCTACGGGAAAAGTATCCTCAAATTCCCTGTCTGCTAGCGGTGACTTGTCTGCATGAAGTTTATCCAGGTGATGTTATCAATCATCCTGTTTATCCTCCCGAATACGAATCAATACAGAGAGCTTTTAGCGCGATCGAAAATGATTTTAAAGACTTGTGCGATCGCTCGGTGCTAATTGATTTTACTCTAGAAGAAGACGAATATCAGCCCGTATTTTATGGTTTAGAAGCTTTCAAAGAAGCCCTATCTGAATTACTGCCCGAAGCCGAGTCTCGCGCTATCTATCAGCTATTAGATAAAAAAGCCGAAGATGAATTGGGCAATATTTACCGCAATGCAGCGCGACGTTATCTGGTTGCTTTTTCGACTATCGCCGCAACTCTAGCAGCCGTACCCCTTCCTTTTGCAACTATGCCCGCACTTACCGCGGTACAGGTGTCTTTAGTAGGCTTACTCGGTAAGTTGTACGGACAAACTCTATCTCCTTCTCAGGCTGGTGGTGTCGCTAGCGCGATCGCTGGTGGCTTTTTTGCTCAGGCAATTGGTAGAGAGTTAATTAAGTTTATTCCTGGTTTTGGTAGCGTTATCGCCGCTTCTTGGGCTGCTGCCTATACCTGGGCTTTGGGTGAAGGTGCCTGCGTCTATTTTGGCGATCTTATGGGTGGCAAAAAACCCGATCCCCAAAAGATACAATCGGTAATGAATGAAGCGTTTAAATCGGCAAAAGAAAGGTTTAAAGGTATGGAAAATTAGACGATCCCTTTAAATATTAATTATGCTGCAAAAATTACAGCATAAAACTAAATCAAAAAATTATTTTTTCGCTAGTATCGCAATACTATCGCTAGCTGTTTGTGGTTGTAATTTTGCCAACCAAGAGACTTTTAATACCACTTCTGACTCAAAAATAAAGCTTCATAATACAATCAAAGCTCAATAGAAGTTTTTATTTACGAAGCGATCGTCTTTCCTGCTAACCAAGATGTAGTCCAAGCACTCTGAAAATTAAAGCCGCCAGTAACACCATCGATATCTAAAACTTCACCTGCAAAATAAAGATTGGCACATTTTTTGCTTTCCATAGTTTTGAAATTAATTTCTTTGATGCTTACACCACCACAGGTAACAAATTCATCTTTAAATACACCTTTACCCTTTATTTGATATTGTCCTTGCACAAGTTCGGCTACTAGTTTATTTGATTCTTTTTTGCTTAACTCAGTCCAGATCTTTTGCTCTGAAATACCGACATAATTAATTAAGCTTTGCCATAGTCTTTTAGGCAATTTTAACGGACAATAACCTAGTATTTTTTTCTTTGGGCTTTCAGTTTTTATCTGTAATAAATAATTTTTTAAAAACTCTGCGTTGTATTCTGGTAGCCAGTTGATTTCTAAATTATCGGCATATTTGCGATCGAACAAATTTCTGGCACTCCAGGCAGATAGTTTAAGAACGGCAGGACCACTAATGCCCCAATGAGTAATTAATAATGCGCCCGTTTGTTCTAGCTTATTTTTGCCCGTACCTAGTTTGACTCTTACATTTTGTACGCTGACTCCTGCCAAATCCTGCAAACGCACATCTTTAATATTAAAAGTAAACAAAGAGGGTACTGGCGACTCGATTTTATGACCGAAGTTTTTTGCCCAACGATGTCCTAATGGGTTACTTCCTGTTGCGATTAATAAGCGATCGCAGTTTAACACTTCGCCGTTTTTTAGTTCGATTTGAAAATTATCGTTAGGTTTAGTTACCGACTTAACTCCTACACCAGTACGTAAAACAACTCCTGCTTTAGCTGCGGCTTCTGTCAAGCAATTAATAATAGTTTCTGAGTTATCGGTAACGGGAAACATTCTGCCATCAACTTCGGTTTTTAACTTGACACCGCGAGACTCAAACCAGTTGACAGTATCTCTGGGTTGAAAACGGGTAAATGCACCCCGCAAAGCTTTACCGCCTCTAGGATAGTTTTGCACTAACAGGGCAGGATCGAAACAGTTATGGGTAACGTTACACCTACCGCCACCAGATATTCGGACTTTGGCCAGGGGTTTACGACCTGCTTCAATTAAAGTAACTTTAAGTTTACGATCGGTTTCGGCTGCGGCGATCGCTCCAAAAAAACCAGCCGCACCACCACCAATAACAATTACGTTCAATATCTTCTTGTTTTTAAAATTCCCCAGAGCAAACCAGAGATTAAAGTTATTAGAAATAGGATAATAATAATTCCTCCTGGCAAAAATGTAAGCAGACCAAACCCTCTAAGTACGTAGAGCAACAAGAAGGCTATCAGGGAATATAAAAATACTTTCGGTAATGTCTTCGATATCACGGTGTACGGGCGATCGCATTATTGCTGGTTTGATTTTAGCAATTTCTTACTTTTATATTCTACATTCATAATTTTTTATGCCAAGTTTTTGAAGCTAGGTTTAAAAGTGCTCTCAGAAGATATGACTCTGCCTCGCTACCGATAAAGGTAAAGTACTTTTCTAAAGATAATGCTAAACCCGATTTATAGTAGGTACTGAGATATAAAAAAAATCCCAAACACAGTTATGCTTTATCAATTAAGTCTTAAGAATTCATAAAATGCAAAGTCAAAATATAGATTCAATTAAAACTATCTTCCAAAGTCGTCTAACGACTCTCGAACACCTGTTAAAGTTGGCTCAGTCTCATTTTGATGGTAATGAATCTTTCCTTCAGAAGCGAATCGTAGCTGATATGCTTCCACTTGGTACACAGATCGCTTTTACCTGCAATCAACCACGCAACTTTGCTTTGTGGTGCGATGGCAAACCAATGGATAATCTAGATCCAGAAGTCACATCCTTGGCACTGGCATACGAACACATAGCAAATACTCAAGGACTTCTTTCGGGCATTAAAGTCAAAGATGAAAAGCTAAGTGAAGTTACGCGCCTCGACGAAAAAGATCTCTATATCGAGATGTCTGGTAGCGTCTATGTAAATGACTTTCTAATTCCAAACTTCTACTTTCATCTAGTCACGGCTTACGACATTCTACGCATGGCAGGTGTATCCATTGGAAAACGAGATTACATGATGCACCTGGTTCCCTTTATCAAGAAGGCATGAAGCCTAATGAGGTTTATTCTAGAAATTTTGGAAATTAACAGCAACCGTTATTTAACCTTACTGGCTTCGTTGTTTACAAATCTAGACATTATCTAGCTTGCAGCTAAAAATTAACGCTTCTTTACTAAAAAAAAATCTGTTACTTCCAATACTCCTATTTTGAGATTCGCTCTAGCTTTTTACTCGATTTAACTACAAGTTCTACAAGCGATCGCCTTTTTTGTTTATAAGCTATATATCTTGCTAGTCAATACTTTCACTAGATTTATAGCCCAAAAAATTTTGTGTTTTTGCTCTTGGCGATCGCTTAAGATAAACTTAATGTTTATTTTTTGTGTTTTGTTTTTATTTATCTTAAGCAAAACTCTAAAATTTTGTTTTAAAGCATAAATAAGCTTCAGACAAAAAAAAAAGCTTGTTTGTGCAATCAAAATCTCTTAAAAACTTAAATAATACGAATAAAGCTCTATCTTGTTCTGAAATCGCCTTTATTTTCTAGATAAATTAATTAATAATGCAGTCATGAAAGCTTTTGAAAAAAACGAGAGCGATCGCAACTCATATAAATATCTGTATATAGAAATTAGGAGATCGAAATGAGTCAAATTAGATTAGCAGTTTATGGCAAAGGCGGTATCGGCAAATCTACGACTAGCTGTAATATTTCCGCAGCCTTAGCAAAAAGAGGCAAAAAAGTTTTACAGATTGGTTGCGATCCCAAGCACGACAGTACCTTTACCCTCACGGGCTTTTTGATTCCCACGATTATCGATACGTTACAAGAAAAAGATTTTCATTACGAAGATATTTGGCCCGAAGATGTAATCTATGAAGGGTATGGCGGCGTTCACTGCGTAGAAGCTGGTGGTCCTCCTGCTGGTGCTGGTTGTGGTGGTTATGTTGTGGGTGAAACCGTTAAGCTACTCAAAGAATTAAACGCTTTTGACGAATACGATGTCATTCTCTTTGACGTACTCGGTGACGTGGTTTGTGGTGGTTTTGCCGCACCCCTCAACTATGCGGACTACTGCATGATTGTTACCGATAATGGTTTTGATGCTTTGTTTGCTGCCAACCGCATTGCTGCATCGGTTAGAGAGAAAGCCCGTACACATTCATTGCGTCTGGCTGGTTTAATTGGCAACCGTACTTCTAAAAGAGATTTAATTGATAAATATATCTCTCACGTAGCGATGCCAGTCTTAGAAATCTTGCCTTTAATTGAAGATATTCGCGTTTCTCGCGTTAAAGGAAAAACTCTCTTTGAAATGGCTGAGGGCGATCCTTCTTTAGAATTTGTCTGCAACTACTATCTCAATATTGCCGATCAGATTTTGGCACAGCCAGAAGGTGTAGTTCCTAGCGAAGCCCAAGACAGAGATTTATTCTCGTTGCTGTCTGACTATTATCTCAATCCTCCTGTTGAAAATCAAAAACCAACAGAAGAAGAAGAGTTAGATTTGATGATGGTTTAGATCGGTTAGCAATTATCAGTTAACAGAAAACAGTTTATCTCAATACTCATTATTCTAAGGCTACTGCAAAGATGCTTTTAGAGTAATGTCATTAATGTTCGGACAAACTAGAAAAGAGAAAAAATAAAAACATGACCGCTACACAACATCAACCCGACGCACTAAATTTTGAATGCGAAACTGGCAATTATCA carries:
- the bchL gene encoding ferredoxin:protochlorophyllide reductase (ATP-dependent) iron-sulfur ATP-binding protein encodes the protein MSQIRLAVYGKGGIGKSTTSCNISAALAKRGKKVLQIGCDPKHDSTFTLTGFLIPTIIDTLQEKDFHYEDIWPEDVIYEGYGGVHCVEAGGPPAGAGCGGYVVGETVKLLKELNAFDEYDVILFDVLGDVVCGGFAAPLNYADYCMIVTDNGFDALFAANRIAASVREKARTHSLRLAGLIGNRTSKRDLIDKYISHVAMPVLEILPLIEDIRVSRVKGKTLFEMAEGDPSLEFVCNYYLNIADQILAQPEGVVPSEAQDRDLFSLLSDYYLNPPVENQKPTEEEELDLMMV
- a CDS encoding YcjF family protein, translating into MNESDERDLPHSDKEKVSSSNAIDDWKNRAVGIWQGATGRLKKMLPVEQIGKTAASWFEVSDSRIAEILAAVRTELPTTEAMLIGKPQAGKSSIVRGLTGVSAQIIGQGFRPHTQHTQRYAYPSEDLPLLIFTDTVGLGDIKQNTQIIIEELEREIETENRCAKILILTVKINDFATDTLKQTAVQLREKYPQIPCLLAVTCLHEVYPGDVINHPVYPPEYESIQRAFSAIENDFKDLCDRSVLIDFTLEEDEYQPVFYGLEAFKEALSELLPEAESRAIYQLLDKKAEDELGNIYRNAARRYLVAFSTIAATLAAVPLPFATMPALTAVQVSLVGLLGKLYGQTLSPSQAGGVASAIAGGFFAQAIGRELIKFIPGFGSVIAASWAAAYTWALGEGACVYFGDLMGGKKPDPQKIQSVMNEAFKSAKERFKGMEN
- a CDS encoding DUF1993 domain-containing protein, translating into MQSQNIDSIKTIFQSRLTTLEHLLKLAQSHFDGNESFLQKRIVADMLPLGTQIAFTCNQPRNFALWCDGKPMDNLDPEVTSLALAYEHIANTQGLLSGIKVKDEKLSEVTRLDEKDLYIEMSGSVYVNDFLIPNFYFHLVTAYDILRMAGVSIGKRDYMMHLVPFIKKA
- a CDS encoding NAD(P)/FAD-dependent oxidoreductase — its product is MNVIVIGGGAAGFFGAIAAAETDRKLKVTLIEAGRKPLAKVRISGGGRCNVTHNCFDPALLVQNYPRGGKALRGAFTRFQPRDTVNWFESRGVKLKTEVDGRMFPVTDNSETIINCLTEAAAKAGVVLRTGVGVKSVTKPNDNFQIELKNGEVLNCDRLLIATGSNPLGHRWAKNFGHKIESPVPSLFTFNIKDVRLQDLAGVSVQNVRVKLGTGKNKLEQTGALLITHWGISGPAVLKLSAWSARNLFDRKYADNLEINWLPEYNAEFLKNYLLQIKTESPKKKILGYCPLKLPKRLWQSLINYVGISEQKIWTELSKKESNKLVAELVQGQYQIKGKGVFKDEFVTCGGVSIKEINFKTMESKKCANLYFAGEVLDIDGVTGGFNFQSAWTTSWLAGKTIAS